One Candidatus Neomarinimicrobiota bacterium genomic region harbors:
- a CDS encoding ribose-phosphate pyrophosphokinase, which produces MKVFSGRSNKPLTAEIVKHLGIEMGKISFRQFADGELWVKYEENIRGQDVFVVQSTQPPAENILELVFMIDAAVRASADRVTAVIPYYGYARQDRKDQPRVPISARVIMDMLSSVGAGRVLTMDLHSPQIQGFTHIPFDHLYARQLVFKRLREFDLHPDKTVILAPDVGRAPMAQAYAKRLGVGFGLVDKRRTSPNHAEVVHLIGDMKDKEVFVMDDMIDTGGSMINSAEAAIANGATSVFALATHGLFSGEAPQRFMDSSIKKVIVTDTAKLDDDRRFDKLEVISVASLFANAIANIHSGESVSALFNV; this is translated from the coding sequence ATGAAAGTCTTTAGTGGAAGATCAAACAAACCACTGACAGCGGAAATAGTGAAACATCTCGGTATCGAGATGGGCAAGATAAGTTTCCGTCAGTTTGCTGACGGAGAACTGTGGGTGAAGTATGAAGAGAACATTCGAGGACAGGATGTTTTCGTTGTTCAATCGACTCAACCACCGGCGGAGAATATCCTTGAACTCGTTTTTATGATCGATGCAGCTGTTCGAGCTTCAGCGGACCGTGTAACGGCTGTAATCCCTTACTATGGCTATGCCCGCCAAGACAGAAAGGATCAACCGAGAGTCCCAATCTCAGCCCGTGTGATTATGGATATGTTATCCAGTGTCGGAGCGGGACGTGTGCTCACCATGGATCTTCATTCACCGCAAATTCAGGGGTTTACTCATATCCCGTTCGATCACCTTTATGCCCGGCAGCTTGTTTTTAAAAGATTGCGTGAGTTTGACCTTCATCCCGATAAGACGGTCATTTTGGCGCCAGATGTGGGACGGGCACCCATGGCACAGGCTTATGCTAAGCGCCTAGGAGTCGGTTTCGGTCTCGTTGACAAACGACGCACTTCACCGAACCATGCGGAAGTGGTACACCTGATTGGAGATATGAAAGACAAAGAAGTTTTTGTTATGGATGACATGATCGATACTGGCGGTAGCATGATTAATTCAGCTGAAGCGGCTATTGCAAATGGGGCCACTTCGGTCTTTGCCTTGGCCACCCATGGGCTTTTTTCCGGCGAGGCTCCCCAAAGATTTATGGATTCATCTATCAAGAAAGTCATTGTGACTGACACCGCAAAATTGGATGATGACCGGCGATTCGATAAACTGGAAGTAATATCGGTTGCTTCTCTGTTTGCGAACGCTATCGCCAATATCCATAGCGGTGAGTCTGTCAGTGCACTTTTCAACGTTTAA
- the ispE gene encoding 4-(cytidine 5'-diphospho)-2-C-methyl-D-erythritol kinase — translation MPITLSSRAKVNIGLKITDRRDDGYHTIVTIFQEISLADEIILDETSEGCTLTCSGLALPTNHTNLCVKAYNSLKKAVPGLDGVSIHLEKRIPVAGGLGGGSSNAATVLTGVNDLFGLELSDGLIKEMAVTLGADVPFFLKRGTQLAEGIGDRLTPVSLPTMESILLVCPSVEISTAWAYGKVKNSLSGRFEAGNFAALIEEHSSWESLGKFFENDFESLVFRTYPEIGDLKKRLLDAGAGFASLSGSGSTVFGIFEDNDVAEKALKQFSSFQTFITHPVTR, via the coding sequence ATTCCTATCACTCTTTCTTCTCGAGCCAAAGTAAACATCGGTCTGAAAATCACGGACCGGCGGGACGACGGCTACCACACCATCGTGACCATTTTCCAGGAAATTTCATTGGCCGACGAAATTATTCTTGATGAAACCTCCGAAGGTTGCACGCTCACCTGTTCAGGACTGGCGCTTCCTACCAACCATACAAATCTTTGCGTAAAAGCTTATAATTCATTGAAAAAAGCTGTCCCCGGACTTGACGGCGTCTCCATTCATCTCGAAAAACGGATTCCCGTAGCGGGAGGATTAGGCGGAGGGTCAAGCAACGCCGCCACCGTTCTGACCGGAGTGAATGATCTTTTTGGGTTGGAGCTTAGCGATGGCCTTATTAAAGAGATGGCTGTAACATTGGGTGCCGATGTCCCTTTCTTTTTGAAAAGGGGAACACAGCTGGCAGAAGGTATCGGTGACCGGTTGACACCTGTCTCACTCCCGACAATGGAGTCGATACTTTTGGTTTGTCCATCAGTGGAGATATCGACGGCCTGGGCCTATGGAAAAGTCAAAAACTCCTTGTCCGGCAGATTTGAAGCTGGTAATTTCGCGGCCCTCATAGAAGAACACTCATCGTGGGAATCTCTGGGGAAGTTTTTTGAGAACGATTTTGAATCTCTGGTATTTCGAACATATCCAGAGATTGGTGACCTGAAGAAACGGCTTTTAGACGCCGGGGCGGGATTTGCCAGTCTGTCGGGTAGCGGCTCGACTGTGTTTGGAATCTTTGAGGACAACGATGTTGCTGAAAAAGCCCTGAAACAGTTCTCTTCCTTCCAAACCTTCATTACCCATCCCGTTACACGCTGA
- a CDS encoding 2-C-methyl-D-erythritol 2,4-cyclodiphosphate synthase yields the protein MVRTGIGYDVHRLSAGETLIIGGVTIPSDKGSVGHSDGDVLTHAIVDALLGANALGDIGTYFPSSDDRWKGVSSLTFLSHAVELVSEAGFVIGNVDGTVVLESPRLRKYLQSMRQTLASEMSLDTQSVSVKATTSDGLGFTGIGEGIGAIAIVTLRRPDG from the coding sequence ATGGTTAGGACAGGAATCGGCTATGACGTTCATCGGCTTTCAGCGGGCGAGACCCTGATTATCGGTGGCGTCACAATTCCGTCTGACAAGGGTTCCGTTGGTCACTCCGATGGGGATGTTTTGACACATGCTATTGTGGATGCGCTCCTGGGCGCCAATGCTTTGGGTGATATCGGTACCTACTTCCCCAGTAGCGATGATAGGTGGAAAGGGGTATCGAGCCTCACCTTTCTTTCACACGCTGTAGAACTGGTGAGCGAAGCAGGATTTGTGATTGGAAACGTGGACGGAACCGTCGTTCTTGAGTCTCCCCGGCTGAGAAAATATCTCCAGTCCATGCGGCAGACGCTTGCTTCAGAGATGAGTCTTGACACTCAGTCTGTATCGGTGAAGGCTACCACCTCAGACGGTCTGGGATTCACCGGTATCGGCGAAGGGATTGGCGCTATCGCAATCGTTACACTCAGGCGACCGGACGGCTGA
- the ispD gene encoding 2-C-methyl-D-erythritol 4-phosphate cytidylyltransferase, whose translation MRVGAIIAAAGEGKRFISESDNSKKQFAELGGEPLFLRSAIIFLESPIIDETVVTVPASNVEKCNQLLRKCSDGHNVHVIPGGEQRQESVYNAFSQIRERVEVVIIHDAVRPFLQTEWIEKTVELTDTYDGAIVAIPATDTLKTSDNDIINRTMDRSTVWQAQTPQTFAVGILDKAFEHALALGIVGTDEAQLVETVGGRIAIVEGSSFNIKITTKNDLTLAEAILSMGQYG comes from the coding sequence TTGCGGGTTGGGGCAATCATAGCCGCCGCAGGCGAAGGGAAACGATTCATTTCTGAGAGTGATAATTCAAAGAAACAATTCGCTGAGCTGGGCGGCGAGCCCCTTTTCCTAAGGTCTGCGATAATATTTCTTGAATCACCCATCATTGATGAAACCGTAGTGACAGTCCCTGCCTCCAACGTGGAAAAATGTAATCAGCTTTTGAGAAAATGTAGTGATGGTCACAACGTGCACGTAATTCCTGGGGGCGAGCAGAGACAGGAAAGTGTCTACAACGCTTTTTCTCAAATTAGAGAGAGGGTGGAAGTTGTGATAATTCATGACGCCGTCCGTCCTTTTCTCCAGACTGAATGGATCGAGAAAACTGTAGAACTTACGGACACTTACGACGGCGCGATTGTTGCGATCCCTGCCACAGATACGCTGAAGACTTCTGACAACGATATCATCAACAGAACCATGGATCGCTCCACAGTTTGGCAGGCCCAGACGCCCCAGACATTTGCTGTGGGCATCCTGGACAAGGCTTTTGAACACGCTCTGGCGCTGGGCATTGTGGGAACCGATGAAGCGCAACTGGTGGAAACTGTAGGAGGCCGAATTGCCATTGTGGAGGGAAGCTCTTTTAATATAAAGATCACCACCAAGAACGATCTTACCCTTGCTGAGGCTATTCTCTCTATGGGTCAATATGGTTAG
- the queA gene encoding tRNA preQ1(34) S-adenosylmethionine ribosyltransferase-isomerase QueA — translation MLFEKRVKLRLTDFDYNLPKTRIAQEPWPRREYSKLMVLHRETQRIEHKRFHNFIDYLKKDDLVIVNQTKVFPARLYAVKDRTDARVEVFLLRELENDLWEVLVKPARKVRIGNKLHFTDKVHCDVIDNTVSGGRVVRFEYDSENFYEIIDRIGHAPLPPYIRRADTPKDKERYQTVFASNRGAVAAPTAGLHFTDDLLKKIKAKGVRVAPIVLHIGLGTFRPVQVEDLTRHQMDSEYFEVPPETAIAINETREREKRIFSIGTSSVRALETVVVSGFQVTPKRGWTDKFIYPPFDFKMTDSIVTNFHQPKSTLLMLLCAFTEREFIFKAYKEALKKQYRFLSYGDAMLIL, via the coding sequence ATGCTATTTGAAAAGCGAGTAAAACTCAGATTAACGGATTTTGATTACAATTTACCCAAAACTCGTATTGCTCAGGAACCGTGGCCCCGGCGGGAATACTCCAAGCTTATGGTGCTGCACAGAGAAACGCAGAGGATTGAGCACAAACGGTTTCATAATTTCATCGACTATCTCAAGAAGGATGATCTTGTCATCGTAAACCAGACGAAGGTGTTCCCCGCCCGCCTCTACGCGGTGAAAGACAGGACAGACGCCAGGGTAGAAGTCTTTCTTTTGAGGGAACTGGAGAATGATCTTTGGGAAGTGTTGGTGAAGCCTGCCAGGAAAGTCCGAATCGGTAATAAGCTCCACTTCACTGACAAGGTACACTGTGACGTCATTGACAATACCGTCTCGGGTGGTCGAGTGGTTCGCTTCGAGTACGATTCAGAAAATTTCTATGAAATTATTGACAGGATCGGTCATGCCCCCCTGCCGCCATATATTAGAAGGGCCGACACGCCCAAGGATAAAGAGCGTTATCAGACTGTTTTTGCTTCAAATAGAGGTGCCGTGGCAGCACCCACCGCTGGTCTTCACTTTACTGATGACCTGTTGAAAAAGATCAAAGCGAAAGGTGTTCGTGTGGCACCCATCGTCCTCCATATCGGTCTCGGGACATTTCGGCCGGTGCAGGTTGAAGACCTCACTCGCCACCAGATGGATTCTGAATATTTCGAAGTGCCGCCTGAAACAGCTATCGCAATCAACGAAACACGGGAACGCGAGAAACGCATCTTTTCGATCGGAACTTCTTCAGTGAGAGCATTGGAAACTGTCGTCGTTTCAGGTTTTCAGGTGACGCCGAAGCGAGGTTGGACGGACAAATTCATTTACCCCCCCTTCGATTTCAAGATGACTGATTCCATCGTCACCAACTTCCACCAGCCCAAATCGACGCTTCTCATGCTCCTTTGTGCTTTTACTGAGAGGGAATTTATTTTCAAGGCATATAAGGAAGCGTTAAAAAAGCAGTACCGATTCCTCAGTTATGGCGATGCCATGCTGATCCTCTGA
- the ruvB gene encoding Holliday junction branch migration DNA helicase RuvB, protein MTDPHITTPAPQEEDLVADQTLRPTTFSEFVGQSDVVENLKLYIEASRKRGEALDHVLLFGPPGLGKTTLAHIISKELDVNLKQTSGPVLERAADLAGLLTNLRGRDVFFIDEVHRINNVVEEYLYSAMEDYGIDILIDKGPSARSVRLNLEPFTLIGATTRLGNLTSPMRDRFGVVLRVDFYEVEDLVQIILRSAKILTVKIDKEGASELASRSRGTPRVANRILRRTRDYAEVKENGEITKKVAMKSLEKLGIDGHGLDDMDRAILSALVEKFSGGPVGLNSLSVAIGEDSQTIEDVYEPFLIKKGFIQRTARGRVAEERAFKYLGIDKPENQQTLFN, encoded by the coding sequence ATGACTGACCCGCATATAACCACCCCCGCTCCTCAGGAAGAAGATCTGGTCGCCGACCAGACTCTTCGGCCAACAACCTTCAGTGAATTTGTAGGCCAGTCTGATGTTGTTGAAAACCTAAAACTTTATATTGAAGCATCGCGAAAGCGGGGCGAGGCACTCGACCATGTTTTGCTTTTCGGCCCACCGGGATTGGGGAAGACAACGTTGGCTCACATAATATCCAAGGAACTGGATGTGAATCTTAAACAGACATCGGGCCCTGTTTTGGAACGGGCCGCTGATCTGGCGGGGCTTCTTACGAATCTCCGGGGCCGGGACGTGTTTTTTATCGATGAAGTTCACAGAATTAATAATGTTGTGGAAGAGTATCTTTATTCTGCCATGGAAGACTATGGCATCGATATCCTCATAGATAAGGGACCCAGCGCTCGAAGTGTCCGCCTGAATCTGGAACCTTTTACCCTTATCGGTGCCACCACGCGCCTCGGTAATCTCACCTCACCCATGCGAGACCGGTTTGGAGTGGTGCTGCGTGTGGACTTTTATGAAGTGGAAGATCTTGTTCAGATAATTCTTCGTTCGGCCAAAATTCTTACAGTAAAAATTGATAAAGAGGGTGCTTCCGAACTGGCATCCCGTTCCCGGGGAACACCCCGTGTTGCCAATCGTATTCTCCGGAGAACCCGTGACTATGCTGAGGTAAAAGAAAATGGGGAGATTACAAAAAAGGTAGCAATGAAATCTCTTGAAAAACTGGGAATTGACGGCCATGGCCTGGATGATATGGATCGGGCAATACTGTCGGCACTGGTGGAAAAATTTAGCGGTGGGCCTGTGGGTCTAAATTCCCTCAGTGTCGCCATCGGGGAGGATTCTCAGACGATTGAGGATGTTTATGAACCTTTTCTCATTAAGAAAGGTTTCATCCAGCGGACAGCTCGTGGTCGAGTGGCTGAAGAAAGGGCATTCAAATATCTCGGCATCGATAAACCGGAAAACCAACAGACACTTTTTAATTAG
- a CDS encoding transketolase gives MKNEFVHWEVIKDLIDQCIDLMLNYRQSGHPGGSRSKVFAMVTTLLSGAMRWDIREPGKRFGDRFLLVAGHTNPVVYATLAVFNQALRIKRGQTKDDCYLVNGGEERTLFWEDLLTLRRIGGLPGHAEMAGKTLFLKFNTGPSGHGSPPAVGEALAHKLAGTDEVKVFAFEGEGGLTTGASHEARQSAYGLGLGNLVYFIDWNDHGIDSRPYSDVVHGSPKDWFEPYGWHVEGTEDGENWEEIISAYHRLFKDDEPNVPKMIWTKNRKGRGYGVYDFKSHGTPHKRHSELFWETKHPFAEKYDVEFDGSNNPAPEDEKMLREQAVSHLETVMSVLERDQALVDYLSGRLVELGNSVPETIKGCRVGKSNPFNDSVLTDYESYPDDLFVEPGTKIPNRVALAKFGSWLNCYVKEKYGRPMVIAASADLADSTNISGFGKGWNGQPDFGFYNRHTNLDGTVLPQAITEFANAGILVGMATVNFSEKPYEEFNGFIGACSTYASFSYLKYGPIRLFSQVAQDSELKVGRLLWVAGHSGPETAEDARTHFGIFSPGVTQLFPDGHVLNLHPWEHNEVAPVLGAALGTDVPIIILHLTRPPIEIPDRQALGMESHKEAVKGAYIIRDYSENKPHEGTVIIRGTSCTSNLMKILHDLNQDGPNVKIVAAISWGLFQRQVMEYRQSVLSEEDMHDAMIVTNGGLRLMYNWIANPVVKEYSLSSDWDNRWRSGGSVDEVVEEAHLSADWLKKGIERFSSERDARLSRLRSAFPSC, from the coding sequence TTGAAGAATGAGTTCGTTCACTGGGAGGTGATAAAGGATCTTATAGATCAATGTATCGATCTAATGCTCAACTACAGGCAGAGCGGACATCCCGGCGGCTCCCGCTCCAAGGTATTCGCCATGGTTACCACCCTACTTTCAGGGGCAATGCGATGGGATATTCGTGAGCCGGGGAAGCGGTTTGGGGATCGGTTTTTACTCGTGGCTGGGCATACCAATCCAGTAGTCTATGCCACACTAGCTGTTTTCAATCAGGCCCTTAGAATAAAGCGTGGTCAGACGAAAGACGACTGTTATTTGGTGAATGGCGGTGAGGAAAGAACACTATTCTGGGAAGATTTGCTGACCCTGCGCCGTATTGGTGGTCTTCCGGGCCACGCCGAAATGGCCGGAAAAACACTATTCCTCAAATTTAATACTGGCCCCTCAGGACATGGCTCGCCTCCAGCTGTCGGTGAAGCGCTGGCACACAAACTAGCCGGGACAGACGAAGTGAAAGTTTTTGCCTTTGAGGGGGAGGGGGGTCTTACCACCGGCGCCAGTCATGAAGCCCGTCAATCGGCTTACGGCTTGGGTCTCGGGAATCTAGTTTACTTCATCGATTGGAATGATCACGGCATCGATTCGCGGCCGTACAGTGACGTTGTTCACGGTTCGCCAAAAGATTGGTTTGAACCGTACGGCTGGCATGTTGAAGGAACAGAGGATGGAGAAAATTGGGAGGAGATCATTTCCGCCTATCACCGTCTCTTCAAAGATGATGAGCCTAATGTACCGAAGATGATTTGGACCAAGAATAGAAAAGGACGGGGCTACGGTGTATACGACTTCAAGAGTCATGGCACACCTCACAAAAGACATTCGGAACTATTCTGGGAAACAAAACACCCGTTCGCTGAAAAATATGATGTTGAATTCGATGGTAGTAATAACCCTGCACCTGAGGACGAAAAAATGTTGAGAGAGCAGGCTGTGAGTCACCTGGAGACGGTCATGTCGGTTCTGGAACGGGACCAGGCTCTTGTTGATTACTTGTCCGGTCGACTAGTGGAACTGGGGAATTCAGTACCAGAAACGATAAAAGGATGTCGTGTTGGAAAATCCAACCCTTTCAACGATTCGGTTCTTACTGACTACGAATCCTATCCAGATGATCTTTTTGTGGAGCCGGGAACCAAAATCCCCAACAGGGTTGCCCTTGCCAAGTTTGGTTCCTGGCTCAACTGTTATGTCAAAGAAAAATATGGCCGGCCTATGGTAATTGCGGCGTCGGCTGATTTGGCTGATTCAACCAACATTTCTGGTTTTGGGAAGGGGTGGAATGGCCAGCCCGACTTTGGCTTTTACAATCGTCACACCAATCTGGATGGTACGGTCTTGCCGCAGGCCATTACAGAATTCGCCAATGCCGGTATTCTTGTCGGTATGGCGACAGTTAATTTCAGTGAAAAACCATATGAAGAGTTCAACGGCTTTATAGGCGCCTGCTCCACATACGCCTCGTTTTCTTATCTAAAGTACGGTCCCATTCGCCTCTTTAGTCAGGTAGCTCAAGATTCTGAACTGAAGGTGGGGAGGCTTCTGTGGGTGGCTGGCCATTCCGGGCCGGAAACCGCCGAAGACGCCAGGACTCATTTCGGTATATTTTCACCGGGCGTGACACAGCTGTTTCCTGACGGGCACGTTCTCAACCTCCACCCTTGGGAGCATAACGAGGTTGCACCTGTTCTTGGTGCCGCTTTGGGTACCGATGTTCCCATTATCATCCTTCACCTCACAAGACCGCCCATAGAAATTCCAGACAGGCAAGCACTCGGTATGGAATCGCACAAGGAAGCGGTAAAGGGGGCCTACATCATCAGGGATTACAGTGAAAATAAACCACACGAGGGGACTGTCATCATCCGGGGGACCAGTTGCACCTCGAACCTCATGAAGATTCTCCACGACCTCAATCAGGACGGCCCAAATGTGAAGATTGTTGCTGCAATATCTTGGGGACTTTTTCAGCGCCAGGTGATGGAATACCGGCAGTCCGTGCTGTCAGAGGAGGATATGCACGATGCCATGATCGTTACCAACGGTGGACTCCGCCTTATGTACAACTGGATTGCCAATCCTGTGGTGAAAGAGTATTCCCTCTCCTCAGACTGGGACAACAGGTGGCGGTCTGGAGGCAGTGTGGACGAGGTGGTGGAGGAAGCACACCTTTCCGCAGATTGGCTCAAGAAGGGAATTGAACGTTTCTCCTCGGAAAGAGACGCCCGCCTGTCCCGCTTGCGTAGCGCATTTCCCTCCTGCTGA
- the tkt gene encoding transketolase → MLRFLAADAVQAANSGHPGLPLGAAPMAYLLWNRFLKHNPSNPQWFNRDRFILSAGHGSALLYALLHMAGYDLSLHEIKNFRQWGSKTPGHPEFGLTPGVEATTGPLGQGFANGVGMAMAEKFLADKFNRDGLNVINHYTYAIVSDGDLMEGIASEASSIAGHLGLGKLIYLYDDNSITIDGGTDLTFTEDVAKRFDAYRWHVQNVEDGNDLEAIDSAVKNGQEDSRPSIIIVRTHIGYGSPKQDTAAAHGEPLGKDALLATKEKLGWPTEPHFFVSDEAKDHSSAIEVGKAAEEDWDNLMSRYGETYPELLKELEISIAGDLPERWSEAIPFFSESDGPLATRAASGAVMNALASTIDNLVGGSADLAPSNKTIQNEKSVFGPENGAGHNVHFGVREHAMAGIANGMALHGGVIPYVGTFLIFSDYMRPSIRLSALMQTNVIYIFTHDSVGIGEDGPTHQPVEQIMSLRLIPGLTVLRPADANETAEAWSTALSSKGPVAIVLTRQKLPVMDKNRVTITDGFNRGAYILSESNDGAVDIILVATGSEVSLALQVQQSLSEDSINARVVSMPSWELFEQQPEEYRQTVLRKSIPKVALEAGTTMGWRSYVGNEGEVVGIDRFGASAPGQTVMDKLGMNLENVMNTVKNLVADKRKTEQ, encoded by the coding sequence ATGCTCCGGTTTCTGGCTGCGGATGCGGTGCAGGCCGCCAATTCCGGTCATCCGGGACTGCCACTTGGTGCGGCCCCAATGGCTTACTTACTTTGGAACAGGTTCCTGAAGCACAATCCTTCAAATCCTCAATGGTTCAACAGGGATCGGTTTATCCTGTCCGCTGGACATGGTTCCGCACTGCTCTATGCCTTGCTCCACATGGCGGGTTATGATTTGTCTCTTCATGAGATAAAAAATTTTCGTCAGTGGGGAAGTAAAACACCTGGACATCCCGAGTTCGGTCTTACACCAGGTGTAGAGGCCACCACCGGTCCTCTTGGGCAGGGATTTGCTAACGGTGTTGGCATGGCCATGGCAGAAAAGTTTCTTGCGGACAAATTCAACCGGGACGGTTTGAACGTCATTAACCATTATACCTACGCCATCGTTTCCGATGGCGATCTAATGGAGGGGATCGCATCTGAAGCATCCTCCATTGCAGGCCATCTGGGTCTGGGTAAACTGATTTATCTCTATGACGACAACAGTATCACTATTGATGGTGGCACCGATCTTACGTTTACGGAGGACGTAGCGAAGCGTTTCGATGCCTACCGTTGGCATGTCCAGAACGTTGAAGACGGGAATGATCTGGAAGCTATCGACTCAGCCGTGAAAAACGGACAGGAAGATTCACGGCCGTCGATCATTATAGTTCGGACACACATTGGCTACGGCAGTCCAAAGCAGGACACCGCTGCGGCCCACGGCGAACCGCTGGGGAAAGATGCTCTTCTGGCTACAAAAGAAAAATTGGGCTGGCCCACCGAACCTCATTTTTTTGTTTCTGATGAAGCGAAAGATCATAGCAGTGCTATTGAGGTCGGAAAAGCTGCGGAAGAAGATTGGGATAATCTCATGTCCCGCTACGGCGAGACGTATCCTGAACTCTTGAAAGAATTGGAGATTTCTATAGCAGGAGACCTGCCTGAAAGGTGGTCAGAGGCTATCCCATTTTTCAGTGAAAGCGATGGACCATTAGCCACCCGTGCTGCCTCAGGGGCAGTAATGAATGCCTTGGCGTCAACAATTGATAATCTGGTAGGCGGTTCTGCTGACTTGGCGCCATCCAACAAAACTATCCAAAACGAAAAAAGTGTCTTTGGTCCGGAAAACGGTGCTGGTCACAATGTTCACTTTGGTGTTCGGGAGCACGCCATGGCAGGGATCGCAAACGGCATGGCACTCCACGGAGGCGTAATCCCTTATGTAGGTACCTTTCTCATATTCTCTGATTATATGCGGCCGTCCATACGGCTTTCGGCCCTCATGCAAACGAATGTGATCTACATTTTTACCCATGACAGTGTAGGGATTGGAGAGGATGGGCCTACACATCAACCTGTTGAACAGATCATGTCCCTTCGCCTCATTCCAGGGTTGACTGTCCTCCGGCCGGCGGACGCCAATGAAACGGCTGAGGCTTGGTCTACAGCGCTTTCATCAAAAGGTCCTGTAGCGATAGTTTTAACGCGCCAAAAACTGCCCGTCATGGACAAAAATCGTGTTACTATTACGGACGGTTTTAATCGAGGTGCCTATATACTCAGTGAGTCCAATGATGGTGCAGTGGATATTATCTTAGTTGCCACGGGATCAGAGGTTTCCCTTGCACTTCAAGTACAGCAGTCACTGTCTGAGGATAGTATTAATGCCCGTGTTGTTTCTATGCCCTCTTGGGAGCTATTTGAACAACAGCCAGAGGAATATCGCCAAACCGTTCTTCGGAAAAGTATACCGAAAGTGGCCTTGGAAGCAGGCACCACAATGGGTTGGCGTAGTTATGTAGGCAATGAAGGAGAAGTTGTAGGAATTGACAGATTTGGTGCTTCAGCGCCGGGGCAGACCGTTATGGACAAGCTGGGCATGAATTTAGAGAATGTCATGAACACGGTAAAAAATTTAGTGGCGGACAAGAGAAAGACAGAACAGTGA